A genome region from Prionailurus viverrinus isolate Anna chromosome A3, UM_Priviv_1.0, whole genome shotgun sequence includes the following:
- the CEBPB gene encoding CCAAT/enhancer-binding protein beta, with amino-acid sequence MQRLVAWDPACLPLPPPPAFKSMEVANFYYEADCLAAAYGGKAAPAAPPAARPGPRPPAGELGSIGDHERAIDFSPYLEPLGAPQAPAPATATDTFEAAPPAPAPAPASSGQHHDFLSDLFSDDYGGKNCKKASEYGYVSLGRLGAAKGALHPGCFAPLHPPPPPPPPQPAELKAEPGFEPADCKRKEEAGAPGGGTSGMAAGFPYALRAYLGYQAVPSGSSGSLSTSSSSSPPGTPSPADAKAPPAACYAGAAPAPSQVKSKAKKTVDKHSDEYKIRRERNNIAVRKSRDKAKMRNLETQHKVLELTAENERLQKKVEQLSRELSTLRNLFKQLPEPLLASSGHC; translated from the coding sequence ATGCAACGCCTGGTGGCCTGGGACCCAGCATGTCTGCCCCTGCCGCCGCCGCCTGCCTTTAAATCCATGGAAGTGGCCAACTTCTACTACGAGGCGGACTGCTTGGCTGCTGCGTACGGCGGCAAGGCGGCCCCCGCGGCGCCCCCCGCGGCCAGACCCGGGCCGCGCCCCCCCGCCGGCGAGCTGGGTAGCATCGGCGACCACGAGCGCGCCATCGACTTCAGTCCGTACCTGGAGCCGCTGGGCGCGCCGCAGGCCCCGGCGCCGGCCACAGCCACGGACACCTTCGAGGCGGCTccgcccgcgcccgcccccgcgcccgccTCCTCCGGGCAGCACCACGACTTCCTCTCCGACCTCTTCTCCGACGACTACGGGGGCAAGAACTGCAAGAAGGCGTCCGAGTACGGCTACGtgagcctggggcgcctgggggccgCCAAGGGCGCGCTGCACCCCGGCTGCTTCGCGCCCCTGcacccgccgcccccgccgccgccaccgcaGCCCGCCGAGCTCAAGGCGGAGCCGGGCTTCGAGCCCGCGGACTGCAAGCGGAAGGAGGAGGCCGGAGCGCCGGGCGGCGGTACCTCAGGCATGGCGGCTGGCTTCCCGTACGCGCTGCGCGCCTACCTCGGCTACCAGGCGGTGCCGAGCGGCAGCAGCGGGAGCCTGTCCACGTCCTCTTCGTCCAGCCCGCCCGGCACGCCGAGCCCCGCCGACGCCAAGGCGCCCCCGGCCGCCTGCTATGCGGGGGCGGCGCCGGCGCCCTCGCAGGTCAAGAGCAAGGCCAAGAAGACCGTGGACAAGCACAGCGACGAGTACAAGATCCGGCGCGAGCGCAACAACATCGCGGTGCGCAAGAGCCGCGACAAGGCCAAGATGCGCAACCTGGAGACTCAGCACAAGGTCCTGGAGCTCACGGCCGAGAACGAGCGGCTTCAGAAGAAGGTGGAACAGCTGTCGCGCGAGCTCAGCACCCTGCGGAACTTGTTCAAGCAGCTGCCCGAGCCTCTGCTCGCCTCCTCCGGCCACTGCTAG